One Ethanoligenens harbinense YUAN-3 genomic window carries:
- a CDS encoding energy-coupling factor ABC transporter ATP-binding protein, with protein sequence MNQTVFKLDEVSYAYPQSEPVLSNISLEIVAGERLSILGANGCGKSTLLKILAGLLFPQSGTFTAFGKKVEREHFKGNLSTVYHRRIGFVFQDSEAQLFCSTVYEELAFGPLQFGLPKDTIRKRIDELSSILDIEKLLEKPPFHLSGGEKKKVAIGSVLILNPDVLVLDEPASSLDPRSQTWLLHLLQSLGKAGKTLIFATHDLDLVPHVSDRAILFDEDHTIAADLPVKTLLKDPKLLKQVNLVDEHYHTHPWDFQED encoded by the coding sequence TTGAATCAGACCGTTTTCAAACTGGACGAAGTTTCATATGCTTACCCGCAGAGCGAACCGGTGCTTTCAAATATAAGCCTTGAAATCGTCGCGGGAGAACGGCTGAGCATCCTTGGAGCAAACGGCTGCGGCAAATCCACTCTATTGAAAATACTGGCCGGGCTCCTTTTTCCACAGAGCGGGACATTTACCGCATTCGGAAAGAAAGTGGAGCGTGAGCATTTCAAAGGAAACCTGTCCACTGTTTACCATCGCCGAATCGGATTTGTTTTTCAGGACTCGGAAGCTCAGTTGTTTTGCAGTACGGTTTACGAAGAACTGGCCTTTGGCCCCCTCCAGTTTGGTCTGCCAAAAGACACGATAAGAAAGCGCATTGATGAACTTTCCTCTATACTTGACATTGAAAAGCTGCTGGAAAAACCGCCGTTCCATCTCAGCGGCGGAGAGAAAAAGAAAGTGGCTATCGGCAGTGTTCTCATTTTGAATCCAGATGTTCTCGTTCTGGATGAACCTGCCAGCAGCCTGGACCCACGATCGCAGACATGGCTACTGCACCTGCTTCAATCGTTGGGAAAAGCGGGCAAAACTTTGATTTTTGCGACACATGATCTGGATTTGGTTCCGCATGTTTCCGACCGCGCAATTCTGTTTGACGAAGACCATACCATTGCTGCCGATTTGCCGGTAAAAACTTTACTCAAAGACCCTAAACTTTTAAAGCAGGTAAATCTTGTCGATGAGCATTATCACACACACCCATGGGATTTCCAAGAAGATTGA
- the cbiQ gene encoding cobalt ECF transporter T component CbiQ has product MPNSTTRHPEIPPDIPAWLLETSRDEKARVASSGTNFLIKTLHHFSEVFENEFYCERYASKTMLLQCLDPRVKVIVLLAFMVFSSFSSSIVILLALAVIAFAYAKLSGLNMTDYFRRVWAYLPPAVFVCSIPGASSLFTKGAPLFYVLPPGTFGMQNGLYFTSSGIAMAFRLALHPGISLSFAFLLLLTTRWSQITHALAGMHVPLVVVSVLNMAYRYLFVTVEMAKNMMEARFLRTVGKLETADNRRFMSHSVAYLFIKSQGLSEEIYDAMVCRGFSGKPVSIRSYKISAADVLFLINSVVILMLLIVGEHLF; this is encoded by the coding sequence ATGCCAAATAGCACGACCCGTCATCCGGAAATACCGCCCGATATTCCTGCCTGGCTGCTTGAAACGAGTCGAGATGAAAAAGCCCGTGTGGCATCTTCCGGGACAAATTTTCTAATTAAAACACTCCATCATTTTTCAGAAGTATTTGAAAACGAATTCTATTGTGAACGGTATGCGTCAAAAACCATGCTGCTGCAATGCCTTGACCCCAGGGTCAAAGTCATTGTATTGCTGGCGTTTATGGTTTTTTCTTCGTTTTCTTCAAGTATCGTAATCCTTCTCGCACTGGCTGTGATCGCATTTGCTTATGCAAAACTTTCCGGGCTTAACATGACAGACTATTTCCGCCGGGTATGGGCGTATCTTCCTCCGGCCGTGTTTGTTTGTTCCATACCGGGCGCCTCCAGCCTGTTTACAAAGGGAGCGCCCCTCTTTTACGTGCTGCCACCCGGAACCTTCGGTATGCAAAACGGTCTGTATTTTACTTCCTCCGGCATCGCCATGGCATTTCGGCTCGCGCTGCATCCCGGAATTTCCTTGTCGTTTGCGTTTCTTCTGTTGTTGACAACAAGATGGTCTCAAATCACCCATGCGCTTGCCGGGATGCATGTGCCTTTAGTGGTCGTCTCCGTTTTGAATATGGCCTACCGCTACCTATTTGTCACAGTGGAAATGGCCAAAAACATGATGGAGGCCCGGTTTCTCCGGACGGTCGGCAAGCTGGAAACCGCCGACAACCGCCGCTTCATGAGCCACAGTGTTGCATATCTTTTTATAAAATCACAAGGATTAAGCGAAGAGATTTACGACGCTATGGTCTGCCGGGGGTTTTCCGGAAAACCCGTAAGCATCCGCAGCTATAAAATAAGTGCTGCTGATGTCCTTTTTTTGATAAACAGCGTCGTCATCTTAATGCTATTGATTGTGGGTGAACATCTGTTTTGA
- the cbiM gene encoding cobalt transporter CbiM has translation MHIPDGYLSPQTTIPAIAGMVPVWIVAFNQVKKKLGERRVPTLALCAAFSFVIMAFNVPVAGGSSAHAVGAVFIAILLGPWAATISVSTTLLIQAFVFGDGGIMAFGINCLNMAVVMPFTGYAIYKWITGRSKPGSRRNLVGSLIGSYAGLNLAAFCASVEFGIQPLLFKAANGSALYCPYPLSVSIPAMMFAHGLVAGPVEAVITAAAVAYVAKFAPQLFARESLESIKEPEISFWKRYKALLIPLGVLILLAPLGLLATGTAWGEWSGGEIKKAIGYIPAGFAAMADKWKALLPDYSLPVLGNGAAGSITGYILSAIIGIALIVGLILLSSALVMKAQKGKIKSGNAK, from the coding sequence ATGCATATTCCGGACGGTTACCTCTCACCTCAGACCACGATTCCGGCCATAGCAGGCATGGTGCCTGTCTGGATCGTCGCTTTCAATCAAGTCAAAAAGAAACTGGGTGAGAGACGGGTTCCCACCCTTGCGCTTTGTGCTGCATTTTCCTTTGTAATCATGGCGTTCAATGTTCCGGTGGCGGGAGGGAGCTCGGCTCATGCGGTGGGCGCGGTCTTCATTGCGATCCTGCTGGGGCCCTGGGCGGCAACCATTTCGGTTTCCACCACTCTGCTGATACAGGCTTTTGTGTTTGGCGACGGCGGTATCATGGCGTTTGGAATCAATTGTCTGAATATGGCTGTAGTTATGCCGTTTACCGGATACGCTATATATAAATGGATCACCGGCAGATCAAAGCCCGGCAGCCGCCGCAATCTTGTCGGTTCTCTCATCGGAAGCTATGCGGGATTAAACCTTGCCGCTTTTTGCGCATCTGTAGAGTTTGGCATCCAGCCTCTCCTTTTCAAGGCGGCCAATGGTTCCGCGCTCTATTGCCCCTATCCCCTATCCGTCTCGATACCTGCCATGATGTTCGCACACGGTCTGGTGGCAGGGCCTGTAGAAGCCGTTATTACGGCGGCGGCCGTTGCTTATGTTGCCAAATTCGCTCCCCAGCTTTTTGCCCGGGAATCGTTGGAATCCATAAAAGAACCAGAGATTTCGTTTTGGAAAAGATACAAGGCTTTGCTGATCCCGCTCGGCGTTCTTATTCTATTGGCTCCGCTCGGACTGCTCGCAACGGGTACTGCCTGGGGTGAATGGAGCGGAGGAGAAATCAAAAAAGCCATTGGGTATATACCGGCAGGCTTTGCCGCAATGGCCGATAAGTGGAAAGCTTTGCTCCCGGATTATTCCCTCCCCGTTTTAGGGAACGGTGCCGCAGGCTCCATTACAGGCTACATTTTATCGGCAATCATCGGCATTGCATTGATTGTCGGCTTGATCCTTCTCAGTTCCGCACTGGTTATGAAAGCTCAGAAAGGTAAAATAAAGAGTGGAAATGCCAAATAG
- the larB gene encoding nickel pincer cofactor biosynthesis protein LarB produces MNEDGLKRLLEQVKEGHVSVEEAVGDLKNLPFEDLGFAKVDHHRSIRNGYPEVIFCQGKTVGQIKSIVQKLMENNNNILATRAGEDVYKGILELTRDAVYYETARIVVVKRRDLIVTDKMIAVITAGTSDIPVAEEAAVTAETLGNGVDRVYDVGVAGIHRLFANSDHLMRANVLIVVAGMEGALASVVGGMVDKPVIAVPTSVGYGANFGGLSALLAMLNSCASGIGVVNIDNGFGAGYLASMINKL; encoded by the coding sequence ATGAATGAAGATGGCCTGAAAAGGCTTCTGGAACAAGTAAAAGAGGGGCATGTAAGTGTTGAAGAAGCGGTTGGTGATTTAAAAAATCTTCCTTTTGAAGATCTCGGCTTCGCAAAGGTTGACCATCACAGAAGTATCCGTAACGGTTATCCTGAAGTCATATTTTGTCAGGGCAAAACAGTCGGTCAGATAAAATCAATCGTGCAAAAGCTTATGGAAAACAACAACAACATCCTTGCCACCCGAGCAGGAGAGGACGTCTATAAAGGCATACTTGAACTGACCCGGGATGCAGTGTATTATGAAACTGCCAGAATCGTTGTGGTAAAAAGAAGAGACCTCATTGTCACAGATAAAATGATTGCTGTCATAACAGCCGGCACATCCGATATTCCGGTGGCAGAAGAAGCCGCTGTCACGGCCGAAACTCTTGGCAACGGGGTGGATAGAGTTTATGATGTTGGCGTTGCGGGCATACATCGCCTGTTTGCCAATTCCGATCACCTCATGCGCGCAAATGTGCTCATTGTCGTGGCCGGAATGGAAGGCGCACTGGCGAGTGTCGTTGGCGGAATGGTGGACAAACCCGTCATTGCCGTGCCCACCAGTGTGGGATACGGAGCCAATTTTGGAGGGCTTTCCGCACTTCTGGCCATGCTTAACAGCTGCGCCAGCGGTATCGGCGTTGTAAATATCGACAACGGCTTTGGAGCCGGATATCTGGCAAGTATGATCAATAAATTGTAA
- a CDS encoding flavodoxin family protein: protein MKKHIVRNILLIIPGVFAAFMITGFVLLNRLTSVVNHSAGNHPQVLNGTPSGQKALVIYQPSALSDVTEQTVFQIAKGLNKNGYQVTVNHPGRYLSTDLSGYAVVVFGSPVYGGKLSPVLLDYMKNVTLTPSQHVLVFDTGAADTSPELDDAMAALHGGTVTKAKLTTSDNQKEQKAYRLGTDL from the coding sequence ATGAAAAAGCATATCGTCCGAAACATTCTATTGATCATACCGGGTGTCTTTGCTGCGTTCATGATTACCGGTTTTGTGCTCCTGAACCGGCTGACATCGGTAGTCAACCACTCCGCCGGCAACCACCCCCAGGTACTCAACGGCACGCCGTCCGGCCAAAAGGCATTGGTCATCTATCAGCCGTCGGCCTTGTCCGATGTAACCGAACAAACCGTTTTCCAGATTGCAAAAGGCCTGAACAAGAACGGCTATCAGGTCACGGTCAACCATCCGGGCAGGTATCTTTCCACCGACCTCTCCGGCTACGCGGTGGTTGTGTTCGGCTCCCCCGTATACGGCGGGAAGCTTTCGCCGGTGCTGCTGGATTATATGAAGAACGTGACCCTGACGCCTTCGCAGCATGTGCTGGTCTTCGACACCGGCGCGGCCGACACCTCGCCGGAGCTGGACGACGCGATGGCTGCACTGCATGGCGGAACGGTAACCAAAGCCAAATTGACCACATCGGACAACCAGAAAGAGCAAAAAGCCTACCGATTGGGTACGGATTTGTAG
- a CDS encoding CDP-alcohol phosphatidyltransferase family protein, with amino-acid sequence MKRFKRLLPNAVTLARIACSAVFVYVLCKSLYGHALHMPAVLYGLEAFIWLSDFIDGRLARALRTESAVGARLDILADCSFIFPALMLFNLSGIVPVWFTAVAALDFTGFLLTSRYLQKTPHEPKRLFVFDTLGRLAAMFFYTAPMLACETVGHAAFTGVLYAVLYLAAFLAIVSMTARVRACLILLLRSHIHPDMNRL; translated from the coding sequence ATGAAACGCTTCAAGCGCCTGCTCCCGAATGCCGTCACCCTTGCGCGCATCGCTTGCAGCGCCGTTTTCGTGTATGTCCTGTGCAAAAGCCTGTATGGCCACGCGTTACATATGCCCGCCGTATTGTATGGTCTGGAGGCTTTCATCTGGCTGTCCGACTTCATCGACGGCCGGCTGGCACGGGCGCTGCGGACAGAGTCCGCCGTGGGCGCCCGGCTGGACATCCTGGCGGACTGCTCGTTCATCTTCCCTGCTCTGATGCTCTTCAATCTGTCCGGAATCGTGCCCGTCTGGTTCACTGCAGTCGCCGCTCTGGATTTTACCGGCTTTCTGCTCACATCCAGATATCTGCAAAAAACACCGCATGAACCAAAACGCCTGTTTGTATTCGACACACTCGGGCGGTTGGCCGCCATGTTTTTTTATACTGCGCCCATGCTTGCCTGCGAGACGGTCGGCCATGCCGCTTTTACTGGTGTTTTGTATGCCGTGCTGTACCTGGCGGCGTTTCTGGCTATCGTTTCCATGACGGCCCGTGTTCGTGCCTGCCTTATCCTGCTGCTTCGTTCACACATCCACCCCGACATGAACCGACTGTGA
- a CDS encoding flavodoxin domain-containing protein, which produces MKTIIIYTTKYGCTRSVAKRLQAMLGGETQLADANGTVPSLEPYDAVILGGSVYIGHVQKALTTFIDRHLPELLDKKTGLFLCAGVTDPEVQKQELQNAFAPELLEHAVAKDILGYGFDFQKMNWIERLMVGAMRGNRKNESVFFEQNILQFIHKLQTAPHPMPAGKTRI; this is translated from the coding sequence ATGAAAACCATCATCATCTATACCACGAAATACGGCTGTACACGCAGTGTGGCGAAACGTTTGCAGGCCATGCTGGGCGGCGAAACACAGCTTGCCGACGCAAACGGTACAGTCCCCTCTCTGGAACCGTACGATGCCGTGATTTTGGGCGGTTCCGTCTACATCGGGCATGTTCAGAAAGCGTTGACCACATTTATAGACCGGCATTTGCCGGAGTTGCTTGACAAAAAGACCGGTCTGTTCCTCTGCGCGGGTGTCACCGACCCGGAGGTGCAAAAGCAGGAGCTTCAAAACGCCTTTGCACCCGAACTGCTGGAACATGCCGTTGCCAAAGACATCCTCGGGTATGGTTTCGATTTTCAGAAAATGAACTGGATAGAAAGGCTTATGGTAGGCGCCATGCGCGGAAACCGCAAGAACGAATCGGTGTTTTTTGAGCAGAACATCCTCCAGTTTATACACAAGCTGCAAACAGCGCCACACCCCATGCCCGCGGGGAAAACCCGGATATGA
- a CDS encoding TetR/AcrR family transcriptional regulator, whose product MREKILQAAIEIMRNEGIEKLSIRKLAEKIEYSPANVYHYFRDKEDILDHIISDRYQQFIDALSAPDCHGNDPVEYLLNNLRRFITLALTMEEDYKTLMLGESPAVLARTSVLQRGAASDRRAIGMMRDILRVILKDRAGYDDSQLELTAQIIWASMFGLVMRINTEQIDKEQQERLIRHFLEFIAAAVGTL is encoded by the coding sequence ATGCGCGAAAAGATCCTGCAAGCCGCCATTGAGATCATGAGAAACGAAGGCATTGAAAAACTTTCCATCCGCAAACTGGCCGAAAAAATCGAGTATTCTCCTGCTAACGTTTACCACTATTTCCGCGATAAAGAGGATATCCTCGACCATATCATTTCCGACAGATACCAGCAATTTATAGACGCGCTTTCGGCACCCGATTGCCACGGAAACGATCCCGTCGAGTATCTGTTGAACAACCTGCGCCGGTTCATTACGCTGGCCCTGACCATGGAAGAAGACTATAAAACGCTGATGCTAGGCGAGTCTCCCGCAGTCCTCGCGCGCACGTCCGTTCTGCAGCGGGGAGCAGCGTCCGACCGCCGTGCGATCGGCATGATGCGCGACATCCTGCGTGTGATTCTGAAAGACCGCGCCGGCTATGACGACAGCCAACTGGAACTGACCGCTCAAATCATCTGGGCATCCATGTTCGGGCTGGTCATGCGGATCAACACCGAACAAATAGACAAAGAACAGCAGGAACGGCTGATCCGGCATTTTCTCGAATTTATTGCCGCCGCGGTCGGCACGCTCTGA
- a CDS encoding TetR/AcrR family transcriptional regulator, with the protein MGHLNEKFMSLNAEKQARILNAALEEFAKKGYKNASTNEIVRKAGISKGLLFHYFGNKKRLYLFLYDYANDVFTNEFFNRLDYGRADLFKRLKQMIELKIELSRKHPDLYEFMVCATLEDVGGIKSEIETKSRISIQDSMARAFGGLDTSGLKEGLDLRRVLEIITWVGQGFANRRLLEYKRDPAKRARFDMRAEAAEFDTYIAILKDAFYK; encoded by the coding sequence GTGGGACATTTGAATGAAAAATTTATGAGCCTGAACGCCGAAAAGCAAGCACGTATCCTCAATGCTGCATTGGAGGAGTTTGCAAAAAAAGGATATAAAAACGCCTCGACAAATGAGATCGTGCGAAAAGCGGGCATTTCCAAGGGGCTGCTGTTCCATTACTTTGGCAATAAAAAACGGTTGTATCTGTTTCTCTACGATTACGCCAACGACGTTTTTACAAACGAATTTTTCAACAGGCTGGATTATGGCAGGGCCGACCTGTTTAAACGTCTGAAACAAATGATCGAGCTGAAAATAGAGCTTAGCCGGAAACACCCCGACCTGTATGAGTTTATGGTCTGCGCGACTTTGGAGGATGTCGGCGGCATCAAGTCCGAGATTGAGACGAAGAGCCGGATCAGCATACAGGACAGCATGGCACGGGCTTTTGGAGGCCTGGACACATCCGGATTGAAGGAAGGACTGGACCTCCGCCGCGTTTTGGAGATCATCACATGGGTAGGGCAGGGGTTTGCCAATCGGCGTCTGTTGGAATATAAACGGGACCCGGCCAAGCGTGCCCGATTCGATATGCGCGCGGAAGCCGCAGAGTTCGATACCTACATCGCCATTCTGAAAGACGCCTTTTACAAATGA
- a CDS encoding ABC transporter ATP-binding protein: MNVIEIKNLTKYYGRSRGITDVNLRVEQGEIFGFIGPNGAGKSTTIRTLLGLIYPTSGSATVFGKSCAACPEIKKEIGYLPSEVFYYDNMRVIDLLRYSASFYKKDCTKRIHELADAMNLDVHKKIDDLSFGNKKKVGIVQGLLHEPELIILDEPTSGLDPLMQQKFFALIAAENQKGATVFFSSHILSEVQKMCNRVAFIKDGRIIRTEKMSDLQENSYKRIHLEANGPVTSSYFAMDGVRDLKMEGNTAGFLFKGNVNPLMQKLAALDLRNVSIEEPDLEEIFLHDYGREDRTV; the protein is encoded by the coding sequence ATGAACGTGATCGAAATCAAAAACCTGACTAAATATTACGGCAGGTCCCGCGGCATCACCGATGTGAACCTGCGCGTGGAACAGGGGGAGATCTTTGGATTTATCGGGCCCAACGGCGCGGGCAAATCGACAACCATCCGCACGCTGCTGGGGCTGATCTATCCCACGAGCGGCAGCGCAACCGTTTTTGGAAAAAGCTGCGCAGCCTGTCCGGAAATCAAAAAGGAGATTGGCTACCTGCCTTCCGAGGTGTTCTATTACGACAACATGCGGGTGATCGACCTGCTGCGGTATTCCGCCAGCTTTTATAAGAAAGACTGCACCAAACGCATCCACGAACTGGCCGATGCCATGAATCTGGATGTACATAAAAAGATCGACGACCTTTCGTTCGGCAACAAGAAGAAGGTGGGCATCGTCCAGGGGCTGCTGCACGAACCAGAGCTCATCATCCTCGACGAGCCCACCAGCGGGCTCGACCCGCTGATGCAGCAGAAGTTCTTCGCCCTCATAGCGGCGGAAAACCAAAAGGGCGCGACGGTGTTCTTTTCGTCTCATATCCTCAGCGAGGTGCAGAAAATGTGCAACCGCGTGGCGTTTATCAAGGACGGTCGTATCATCCGCACGGAAAAGATGAGCGACCTGCAGGAAAACAGCTATAAACGCATCCATCTGGAGGCAAACGGGCCGGTTACGTCATCGTATTTCGCTATGGACGGCGTGCGCGACCTGAAAATGGAGGGCAATACGGCCGGCTTCCTGTTCAAGGGCAACGTCAACCCGTTGATGCAAAAGCTCGCCGCGCTCGATCTGCGCAACGTCTCCATCGAGGAACCGGATCTGGAGGAGATTTTCCTGCATGATTACGGGAGGGAGGACCGGACGGTATGA
- a CDS encoding ABC transporter permease subunit, whose amino-acid sequence MNIYLHELKTLRRSTIVWTCAIIALAALYFSFYPGVVHDAGDFKKLMSGYPAPIRAALGISLDNVTSVLGYYTMVFAFVPLCGAIQSMIFGMSVLSRETRERTADFLMVKPVSRTAIVSAKLLAAVTMLIGTNTLYDAAAFFLAFIVKTSDFSGRVLFLINLTLLFIQLVFLALGLFISVFFKKLRSVLPVSLGVVLGLYMLGALAVTGKDADVVRFFFPFKYFDIAYVTKHAGYEMPYLITGAVVVLAAVAAAYLIYAKKDIHAV is encoded by the coding sequence ATGAATATATACCTGCACGAGTTGAAGACCCTGCGCCGCTCCACCATCGTCTGGACATGCGCCATCATCGCGCTGGCTGCACTGTATTTCTCGTTTTATCCCGGTGTCGTGCATGACGCGGGCGATTTTAAAAAGCTGATGAGCGGCTATCCGGCGCCTATTCGGGCGGCACTGGGCATCTCGCTCGATAATGTGACGTCCGTCCTGGGCTATTACACCATGGTGTTTGCATTCGTTCCACTCTGCGGTGCAATCCAGTCCATGATTTTCGGCATGTCCGTCCTTTCGCGGGAAACAAGGGAGCGGACGGCGGATTTTCTAATGGTCAAGCCTGTTTCGCGTACGGCTATCGTGAGTGCCAAGCTGCTGGCAGCCGTAACCATGCTGATTGGCACCAACACGCTCTATGATGCCGCAGCCTTTTTCCTTGCATTCATCGTCAAGACGTCAGACTTCAGTGGGCGGGTGCTTTTCCTCATCAACCTCACGCTTTTGTTCATCCAGCTTGTTTTTTTGGCCTTGGGGCTGTTCATTTCGGTGTTTTTCAAAAAACTCCGGTCCGTGCTTCCGGTTTCCCTCGGCGTCGTCTTGGGGCTTTATATGCTGGGAGCGCTCGCAGTCACCGGTAAAGACGCGGATGTCGTCCGGTTTTTCTTTCCGTTCAAATATTTTGACATCGCCTACGTCACCAAACACGCAGGATATGAAATGCCTTATCTCATCACCGGAGCGGTCGTCGTGCTGGCGGCGGTTGCAGCCGCATATCTCATTTATGCCAAAAAAGATATTCACGCCGTGTGA
- a CDS encoding ABC transporter permease subunit encodes MNLFMRELRANRNALIIWSVCMVLLVISGMSKYTAYSAGGANGQIFSNLPYSIKALLGFGSFDVTTMSGYFGMLFLYIELAAAIHAVLLGSGILSKEERDKTTEFLIVKPVSRTSILTSKLLAALVNILVLNLVSLVFSLTAVSAYNKGKGISGEIVAFMASMLLVQLIFLSLGFALAAVLRHPKTAGSVSTGVLLGSFVLSKVTDLTDKLDALNLLSPFKYFSYQDIVFGRGLHAGAVFLSLLLSAALIACTYVFYKKRDLSI; translated from the coding sequence ATGAACCTGTTTATGCGGGAGCTCAGGGCCAATCGAAACGCCTTGATTATCTGGAGCGTCTGCATGGTGCTGCTGGTCATCAGCGGCATGTCGAAATACACGGCCTATTCTGCGGGTGGGGCGAACGGCCAGATTTTCAGCAATCTGCCTTATTCCATCAAAGCGCTGCTGGGGTTCGGTTCGTTTGATGTGACCACTATGAGCGGCTATTTTGGCATGCTGTTTCTCTATATAGAGCTTGCCGCCGCCATACACGCTGTTTTGCTGGGTTCCGGCATCCTCTCAAAAGAGGAGCGCGATAAAACGACCGAATTTCTGATCGTCAAGCCGGTTTCACGTACGTCCATCCTTACGTCCAAGCTGCTGGCCGCTCTGGTGAATATTCTGGTGCTGAACCTTGTCTCGCTTGTTTTTTCCCTGACGGCGGTGTCCGCTTATAACAAGGGCAAAGGCATCTCCGGCGAAATCGTGGCATTTATGGCGAGCATGCTGTTGGTACAGTTGATTTTCCTTTCGCTCGGCTTTGCGTTGGCTGCCGTTCTCCGGCATCCGAAAACCGCGGGGTCCGTCAGTACCGGCGTGCTGCTTGGCTCGTTCGTGCTGTCCAAAGTTACGGATCTGACCGATAAGCTCGATGCGCTGAACCTGCTTTCTCCGTTCAAATATTTCAGTTATCAGGACATCGTGTTCGGACGCGGGCTCCATGCCGGCGCCGTGTTCCTTTCGCTCCTGCTTTCCGCCGCTCTCATCGCCTGCACCTATGTTTTCTATAAAAAGCGGGATCTGAGTATCTGA